A genome region from Bradyrhizobium sp. WSM1417 includes the following:
- a CDS encoding type II toxin-antitoxin system Phd/YefM family antitoxin has protein sequence MTDHSTAPDSPATDSWTLANAKARLSEVIDRAQAGPQIITRHGKPSAVIVSAEEWARKTARKGTLAEFLLASPLRSADLELERVHDAPHDETP, from the coding sequence ATGACAGACCACAGCACTGCACCAGACTCACCAGCGACCGACTCGTGGACGCTTGCCAACGCCAAGGCCCGGCTATCCGAGGTGATCGACCGTGCTCAAGCCGGCCCGCAAATCATCACCCGACACGGCAAGCCCAGTGCAGTGATCGTTTCCGCCGAGGAATGGGCGCGCAAGACGGCGCGCAAAGGTACCCTAGCCGAATTCCTGCTGGCTTCGCCGCTGCGCAGCGCCGATCTCGAGCTTGAACGCGTGCACGACGCGCCGCACGACGAGACGCCGTGA
- a CDS encoding DeoR/GlpR family DNA-binding transcription regulator: MTGLTHRQAEILNIARASGRVMVEELARRFEVSAQTIRKDLNDLCERRSLTRIHGGAIIASGVENLAYEARRFVAADEKKAIGAAAASLIPNGCSLFINIGTTTEEVASALTSHEDLLVITNNLNVAMLLYRHPRIEVVVAGGTVRRADGAVVGSTATQLIGQFKVDYAIIGASAIDEEGALLDFDYREVQVAQAIIANARSVMLVADSTKLRRSAPVRIAHISQIQTFVTDQELPERLATICHGKGIEVMAAMPKAADVDEAQADVQDAAPESAPVVRLR, from the coding sequence GTGACCGGACTGACCCATCGCCAAGCCGAAATCCTCAACATTGCGCGGGCCTCGGGCCGCGTCATGGTCGAGGAGCTGGCGCGCCGTTTCGAGGTTTCGGCGCAGACCATTCGCAAGGATCTCAACGATCTCTGCGAGCGCCGCTCACTGACCCGCATCCATGGCGGCGCCATCATCGCCTCCGGCGTCGAAAACCTCGCCTATGAGGCGCGGCGCTTCGTCGCCGCCGACGAGAAGAAGGCGATTGGAGCCGCGGCCGCCTCGCTGATCCCGAACGGCTGCTCGCTCTTCATCAACATCGGCACCACGACCGAGGAGGTGGCGAGCGCGCTGACCTCGCACGAGGACCTCCTCGTCATCACCAACAATCTGAACGTCGCCATGCTGCTCTACCGCCATCCCCGCATCGAGGTGGTGGTCGCCGGCGGCACGGTACGACGCGCCGACGGTGCGGTGGTCGGCTCGACCGCGACGCAGCTGATCGGCCAGTTCAAGGTCGACTACGCCATCATCGGGGCGTCCGCGATCGACGAGGAGGGCGCGCTGCTCGACTTCGACTATCGCGAGGTGCAGGTGGCGCAGGCCATCATCGCCAACGCCCGCAGCGTCATGCTGGTCGCGGACTCGACCAAGCTCCGCCGCAGCGCGCCGGTGCGCATCGCACATATCAGCCAGATCCAGACCTTCGTCACCGACCAGGAATTGCCCGAGCGCCTCGCCACCATCTGCCACGGCAAGGGCATCGAGGTGATGGCGGCGATGCCGAAGGCGGCGGACGTTGATGAGGCTCAGGCCGATGTGCAGGATGCAGCACCTGAATCGGCGCCGGTGGTGCGGCTGAGATAG
- a CDS encoding acetyl-CoA C-acetyltransferase — protein sequence MARPVFIVDGSRTPFLKARSGPGPFTPVDLAVQCGRPLLARQPFSPDSFDQVILGCVNVIADEMNPARVAALRLGMGEDMVAFTVQINCGSGMQSIDTAYRYIREGRADMILAGGTEALSHAPLVWPNSGVRWFAGLATARGVAAKLAAAFKLRPRYLKPIIGLERGLTDPITDLNMGQTAEVVGHLFGITRAQSDAYAAESHRRLAHAQAEGFLKGEVETAFSRDGKFFDHDDGVRPDSTAEKLAKLRPVFERPWGQVTAGNSSQITDGASWVILASDEAVARHRLTPKAVIVDSNWAALDPRIMGLGPVMSATPLLKRNDLTIQDVQTWELNEAFATQVLGCLAAWNDDKFCREILGLDGAAGEIDREKLNVDGGAISLGHPVGTSGNRIVLHLVNTMKRLGTRRGVATECIGGGLGGAMLIEAV from the coding sequence ATGGCACGACCGGTTTTCATCGTCGACGGCAGCCGGACGCCGTTTCTCAAAGCGCGCTCGGGGCCGGGGCCGTTCACGCCGGTCGATCTCGCCGTGCAGTGCGGCCGGCCGCTGCTGGCGCGCCAGCCGTTTTCGCCGGATAGCTTCGACCAGGTCATCCTCGGCTGCGTCAACGTGATTGCGGACGAGATGAACCCGGCCCGCGTCGCCGCGCTCCGGCTCGGCATGGGCGAGGACATGGTCGCGTTCACCGTGCAGATCAATTGCGGCTCGGGCATGCAGTCGATCGACACCGCGTACCGCTACATTCGCGAGGGCCGTGCCGACATGATCCTCGCCGGCGGCACCGAAGCCTTGAGCCACGCGCCGCTGGTCTGGCCGAATTCCGGCGTGCGCTGGTTTGCCGGCCTTGCCACGGCCAGGGGCGTCGCCGCGAAGCTTGCCGCAGCCTTCAAGCTGCGGCCGCGCTATCTCAAGCCGATCATCGGCCTGGAACGCGGGCTGACCGATCCCATTACCGACCTGAACATGGGCCAGACGGCCGAAGTCGTCGGCCATCTCTTCGGCATCACCCGCGCGCAGTCCGATGCCTATGCCGCCGAAAGCCATCGCCGGCTTGCGCATGCGCAGGCGGAAGGTTTTCTCAAGGGCGAAGTCGAAACGGCGTTCTCCCGCGACGGAAAATTCTTCGACCATGATGATGGCGTGCGTCCGGACTCGACGGCCGAGAAGCTCGCCAAGCTGAGGCCGGTGTTCGAGCGTCCGTGGGGCCAGGTCACGGCCGGCAATTCCTCGCAAATCACCGACGGCGCGTCCTGGGTGATCCTGGCCTCCGACGAAGCGGTCGCCAGGCACAGGCTGACGCCGAAGGCGGTCATCGTCGACAGCAACTGGGCCGCACTTGATCCAAGAATCATGGGTCTCGGTCCCGTGATGTCGGCGACGCCGCTGCTGAAGCGCAACGATCTCACCATTCAGGACGTCCAGACCTGGGAGCTCAACGAGGCCTTCGCCACCCAAGTGCTCGGCTGCCTCGCCGCCTGGAATGACGACAAGTTCTGCCGGGAGATTTTGGGGCTGGATGGCGCCGCCGGCGAGATCGACCGCGAAAAACTCAATGTCGATGGCGGCGCTATCTCGCTCGGGCATCCCGTCGGCACATCGGGAAACCGCATCGTGCTGCATCTCGTCAACACCATGAAGCGGCTCGGCACGCGGCGCGGCGTTGCCACCGAATGCATCGGCGGCGGGCTCGGCGGCGCCATGCTGATCGAGGCGGTGTGA
- a CDS encoding type II toxin-antitoxin system VapC family toxin: MNLLLDTNVLSEVQRPAPSPKVLSWLDTIDEDRAFISVASIAELRRGIALLEDGRRRAALAAWLAHDLPERFAGRTLPIDHAVAERWGDLMAQSRRSGVALSVMDGFFAATALANNLMLVTRNVKDFTVFGVPLLNPWDDP, encoded by the coding sequence GTGAATCTGCTGCTCGACACCAACGTGTTGTCGGAGGTCCAGAGGCCGGCCCCTTCGCCGAAAGTCTTGTCATGGCTTGATACGATCGACGAGGATCGTGCGTTCATCAGCGTGGCATCGATCGCCGAGCTTCGCCGCGGCATCGCATTGCTGGAGGACGGCCGTCGGCGCGCAGCACTGGCCGCCTGGCTTGCCCACGATCTGCCGGAGCGTTTTGCCGGGCGCACCCTGCCAATCGACCACGCGGTGGCGGAACGCTGGGGTGACCTGATGGCTCAGAGCCGCAGAAGCGGCGTCGCATTGTCTGTCATGGACGGCTTCTTTGCCGCGACCGCGCTCGCAAACAACCTCATGCTCGTGACGCGCAATGTGAAGGACTTTACAGTATTCGGCGTGCCGCTGCTCAACCCGTGGGATGACCCATAG
- the glpD gene encoding glycerol-3-phosphate dehydrogenase translates to MRLLERIFDLAIIGGGVNGCGIARDAVGRGNTVFLCEMNDLASGTSSWSTKLVHGGLRYLEYYEFRLVREALIEREILWGIAPHIIRPLRFVLPHHAGLRPAWLLRLGLFLYDHIGGRHLLPATRSVDLGRDEVGRPLIPNRYGRAFEYSDCFVDDARLVVLNARDAADKGAEIRTRTRATDIKQSNGIWTVSMIDTLTGARSSIQARALVNAGGPWVEDVLGRGAGVNAKAKVRLVQGSHIVVKKLYDHDRAYMFQNADGRIIFVIPYQDDFTLIGTTDRDYDGDPAKVKATAEEIQYLCTAASEYLAKPVTPDDVVWTYSGVRPLYDDGASEAKAATRDYVFELDTPGGVPLLSIYGGKITTYRRLAEEALERLAPYLRSAKAREGWTGKWPLPGGDMGVSDVDGLIAELQRGYPFLSHEHARRLARAYGTRAIKLLGDAKSAADLGQAFGATLTEREVRYLMANEWAVTADDVVWRRSKLGLRLSADEIAALDDWIRTHAVQQSPLLEAGGRS, encoded by the coding sequence ATGCGTCTGTTGGAGCGTATTTTCGACCTCGCCATTATCGGAGGCGGTGTTAACGGCTGCGGCATCGCGCGCGACGCGGTGGGCCGTGGCAACACGGTTTTCCTGTGCGAAATGAACGATCTGGCGAGCGGGACGTCGTCCTGGTCGACTAAGCTGGTGCATGGCGGCCTGCGCTATCTCGAATATTACGAGTTTCGGCTGGTCCGCGAGGCGCTGATCGAGCGCGAGATTCTCTGGGGCATCGCGCCCCATATCATTCGCCCCCTGCGTTTCGTTTTGCCGCACCATGCGGGTCTGCGACCGGCCTGGCTGCTGCGCCTCGGCCTCTTCCTCTACGACCACATCGGCGGCCGTCATCTGTTGCCGGCGACGCGCTCGGTCGACCTTGGGCGTGACGAGGTCGGCCGCCCGCTGATCCCGAACCGCTACGGTCGCGCGTTCGAATATTCCGATTGCTTCGTCGACGACGCCCGTCTCGTCGTGCTCAACGCGCGCGATGCCGCCGACAAGGGCGCCGAGATCCGTACTCGCACGCGCGCAACGGATATCAAGCAGTCCAACGGCATCTGGACCGTCAGCATGATCGACACGCTGACAGGTGCCCGTTCGTCGATCCAGGCCCGCGCGCTGGTCAATGCCGGCGGTCCCTGGGTCGAGGATGTGCTCGGCCGCGGCGCCGGCGTCAACGCCAAAGCCAAGGTGCGCCTGGTGCAAGGCTCGCACATCGTGGTCAAGAAGCTCTACGACCACGACCGCGCCTACATGTTCCAGAATGCCGACGGCCGCATCATCTTCGTCATTCCCTATCAGGACGATTTCACGCTGATCGGCACCACCGACCGCGACTATGACGGCGATCCCGCCAAGGTGAAGGCGACAGCCGAGGAGATCCAGTATCTCTGCACGGCGGCAAGCGAATATCTGGCCAAGCCTGTCACGCCTGACGACGTGGTCTGGACCTATTCCGGCGTGCGTCCGCTCTATGACGACGGCGCCAGCGAAGCCAAGGCCGCGACGCGCGATTATGTGTTCGAGCTCGACACGCCCGGGGGCGTGCCGCTGCTGTCGATCTATGGCGGCAAGATCACGACCTACCGCCGTCTCGCCGAGGAGGCGCTGGAACGGCTCGCGCCCTATCTTCGCAGTGCGAAAGCGCGCGAAGGTTGGACCGGCAAATGGCCGCTGCCCGGCGGCGACATGGGCGTGTCCGATGTCGACGGCCTGATCGCCGAGCTTCAGCGCGGCTATCCCTTCCTCAGCCACGAGCATGCGCGGCGCCTTGCGCGCGCCTATGGCACGAGGGCGATCAAGCTGCTTGGGGATGCGAAATCGGCGGCCGATCTCGGCCAGGCCTTCGGCGCGACGCTGACCGAGCGCGAAGTCCGTTATCTCATGGCCAACGAATGGGCCGTTACCGCCGACGACGTCGTCTGGCGCCGTTCCAAGCTCGGCCTGCGACTAAGTGCCGACGAGATCGCGGCGCTGGACGACTGGATCAGAACCCACGCCGTGCAGCAAAGTCCCCTGCTGGAAGCGGGAGGACGCTCATGA
- a CDS encoding acyl-CoA thioesterase codes for MNEQVDAGPGGDLCIRTLAMPADTNANGDIFGGWLLSQMDVGGGVFASKVAKSRTVTVAIEAMNFRKAVYVGDLVSVHANLVRVGRTSVTVHLEAWALRRGEQPPFLVTDGNFTYVSIDEHGRPQPVRPTDTAIAT; via the coding sequence ATGAACGAACAAGTCGACGCCGGGCCGGGCGGCGATCTCTGCATTCGCACGCTGGCGATGCCCGCCGACACCAACGCAAACGGCGACATCTTCGGCGGCTGGCTGCTCAGCCAGATGGACGTCGGCGGCGGCGTGTTTGCGTCAAAGGTCGCAAAGTCGCGCACGGTGACCGTCGCCATCGAGGCGATGAATTTCCGCAAGGCCGTCTATGTCGGCGATCTCGTTTCGGTTCACGCCAATCTCGTTCGCGTCGGGCGCACGTCTGTCACCGTGCATCTGGAAGCATGGGCGCTGCGCCGCGGCGAGCAGCCACCGTTCCTCGTCACCGACGGCAACTTCACCTACGTCTCAATCGACGAGCACGGCCGCCCGCAGCCGGTTCGCCCGACAGACACCGCGATCGCGACGTAA
- a CDS encoding 3-hydroxyacyl-CoA dehydrogenase NAD-binding domain-containing protein, whose protein sequence is MDSKIMTALGDRVLELGPKPAADSPYKHFKLTRDADGVAWLLFDRADASANTLSSDVMEEFDAVLAAIETERPAGLVIRSAKPSGFIAGADVNEFRGADDAGMVETRIRAAHAVVDHLEALKLPTVAVIHGFCLGGGLEVALACQSRIAIDGARFGFPEVMLGLHPGLGGTARFTALVNPTQSMALMLTGRTIDARRARSLGLVDTVTQERHVRNAVKDALFGRLKRARPGFLARAANFGPVRGLLARRMRSEAAKAASREHYPAPYALINLWETHGGSKAAMLRAEQASFAKLMVTPTAQNLIRVFFLREQMKKAAGSGNTVKHVHVIGAGAMGGDIAAWCAGQGLRVSLADVKAEPIAGAVKRAAELYGKIIRKPTDVRDAFDRLIPDMDGEGVRNADLIIEAVPEKLELKQKVYAGLEPRMKPGAILATNTSSIPLQDLRTTLARPERLVGLHFFNPVSRLQLVEVVSHDGNDTQVLKEALAFVGAIDRLPLPVKSSPGFLVNRALTPYMLEAMVMLDEKIDQRLIDAAAEQFGMPMGPIELADQVGLDICLDVGDMLRSKFGDLLPPTPAWLREKVAKGELGRKTGKGFYVWRDGKAEKAPLPETGPRVTDQMIDRLVLPMSNVCVAALREGIVDDADMVDGAMIFGTGYAPFRGGPLNYARTRGVDHVASTLRALAGRFGERFAPDPGWDNFN, encoded by the coding sequence ATGGATTCCAAGATCATGACCGCGCTCGGCGACCGCGTGCTGGAGCTCGGGCCCAAGCCCGCTGCCGATAGTCCCTACAAGCATTTCAAGCTGACGCGCGACGCCGACGGCGTCGCCTGGCTGCTGTTCGACCGCGCTGACGCCAGCGCCAATACGCTATCCTCGGACGTGATGGAGGAGTTCGACGCCGTGCTGGCGGCGATCGAGACCGAGCGTCCTGCCGGCCTCGTGATCCGCTCCGCAAAGCCGTCCGGCTTCATCGCGGGCGCCGACGTCAACGAATTTCGCGGCGCCGATGATGCCGGGATGGTGGAGACGCGGATCCGCGCGGCCCATGCGGTGGTCGACCATCTGGAAGCGCTGAAGCTGCCGACGGTCGCGGTGATCCACGGCTTCTGCCTCGGCGGCGGGCTCGAAGTCGCGCTTGCCTGTCAATCGCGCATCGCCATCGACGGCGCGCGCTTCGGCTTCCCTGAGGTGATGCTGGGGCTACATCCCGGTCTCGGCGGCACCGCGCGTTTCACCGCGCTGGTCAATCCGACCCAGTCGATGGCCCTGATGCTGACCGGCCGCACCATCGATGCCCGCCGCGCCAGATCGCTCGGCCTCGTCGACACCGTGACGCAGGAGCGCCACGTTCGCAACGCCGTCAAGGATGCGCTGTTCGGCCGCCTCAAGCGGGCGCGCCCGGGCTTTCTGGCGCGTGCGGCGAATTTCGGCCCCGTGCGCGGGCTGTTGGCCAGGCGGATGCGATCGGAGGCGGCGAAGGCCGCGTCCCGCGAGCATTATCCTGCGCCTTACGCGCTGATCAATCTCTGGGAAACCCATGGCGGCAGCAAGGCCGCGATGCTCAGGGCAGAGCAGGCTTCGTTCGCCAAGCTGATGGTGACGCCGACCGCGCAGAACCTGATCCGCGTGTTCTTCCTGCGCGAGCAGATGAAGAAGGCGGCAGGCTCCGGCAACACGGTCAAGCATGTCCACGTCATCGGCGCCGGCGCCATGGGCGGCGACATCGCGGCCTGGTGCGCGGGGCAGGGGCTGCGCGTCTCGCTCGCCGACGTGAAGGCGGAGCCGATCGCGGGTGCAGTCAAGCGCGCCGCCGAGCTCTACGGCAAGATCATCCGCAAGCCGACCGACGTGCGCGACGCGTTCGATCGCCTGATCCCCGACATGGACGGGGAGGGCGTCCGCAACGCCGATCTCATCATCGAGGCGGTCCCGGAGAAGCTCGAGCTGAAGCAGAAGGTCTACGCCGGCCTCGAGCCGCGGATGAAGCCGGGCGCGATTCTCGCGACCAACACGTCGAGCATTCCGCTCCAGGATTTGCGCACCACGCTGGCGCGGCCGGAGCGGCTGGTCGGCCTCCACTTCTTCAATCCGGTGTCGCGGTTGCAGCTGGTGGAAGTCGTCAGCCATGACGGTAACGATACGCAGGTGCTGAAGGAGGCACTCGCTTTCGTCGGCGCGATCGATCGGCTGCCGTTGCCGGTGAAGAGCTCGCCGGGCTTCCTCGTCAACCGCGCGCTGACGCCCTACATGCTGGAAGCGATGGTGATGCTGGACGAGAAGATCGACCAACGCCTGATCGACGCCGCCGCGGAGCAGTTCGGCATGCCGATGGGACCGATCGAGTTGGCCGACCAGGTCGGGCTCGACATTTGTCTCGACGTCGGCGACATGCTGCGCAGCAAGTTCGGCGATCTGTTGCCGCCGACGCCGGCCTGGCTGCGCGAGAAGGTCGCCAAGGGCGAACTCGGCCGCAAGACCGGCAAGGGCTTTTACGTCTGGCGCGACGGCAAGGCCGAGAAGGCGCCGTTGCCCGAGACTGGTCCACGCGTCACTGACCAGATGATCGATCGCCTGGTGCTGCCGATGTCCAACGTCTGCGTCGCCGCGCTTCGCGAAGGTATCGTCGATGATGCCGACATGGTCGACGGCGCCATGATCTTCGGCACCGGTTATGCACCGTTCCGTGGCGGTCCGTTGAACTATGCGCGCACGCGCGGCGTGGATCATGTCGCATCCACATTGCGCGCGCTGGCCGGGAGATTCGGCGAGCGCTTTGCGCCGGATCCGGGCTGGGACAATTTCAACTGA
- a CDS encoding nuclear transport factor 2 family protein — MTINRRDLALSTLAVPALAVSTLAVSALTTPVLAASADEEAVAKKVEAFRLAQIAADPKALGALCADEVSYSHSSGKVEDKATFVANATDGKSKFLSIEYKDPTIKVVGPAAIVRFHWVAEQEMAADGKKVPTNLHILMNWQKQGDDWKLLSRAATKL; from the coding sequence ATGACGATCAACCGACGCGATCTGGCTCTCTCGACTCTTGCCGTCCCAGCTCTTGCCGTCTCCACGCTTGCAGTTTCAGCGCTCACGACACCGGTGCTGGCGGCCTCGGCCGACGAGGAAGCCGTAGCGAAGAAGGTCGAGGCGTTCCGTCTCGCCCAGATCGCGGCCGATCCCAAGGCGCTCGGCGCACTCTGCGCCGACGAGGTGAGCTACAGCCATTCCAGCGGCAAGGTCGAGGACAAGGCGACCTTCGTCGCCAACGCCACCGACGGCAAATCCAAATTCCTGTCGATCGAGTACAAGGACCCGACCATCAAGGTCGTCGGCCCCGCTGCGATCGTGCGCTTCCACTGGGTGGCGGAACAGGAGATGGCGGCCGATGGGAAAAAAGTGCCGACCAATCTTCACATCCTGATGAACTGGCAGAAGCAGGGCGACGACTGGAAGCTGCTCTCACGGGCGGCGACGAAGTTGTGA
- a CDS encoding HAD family phosphatase, producing MIEAIGKETSRALLFDIDGTLANTDPLHLKAFNQVLGPRGHVFDHARFSRELQGFANIAIGERFLPDEAPERRALILDEKEEVFRELVAGQIEPLPGLMALLDRADAAGIPMVAVTNAPRLNAELLLSGLGITDRFKALVIGAELLHGKPHPLPYQEGLRFAGASAMASIAFEDSRTGVQSAVAAGIPTIGIRTSLSHADLVTAGAIASASAFDDPTLLARLAAAMAW from the coding sequence ATGATCGAGGCTATCGGCAAAGAGACGAGCAGGGCGTTGCTGTTCGACATCGACGGTACGCTCGCCAACACCGATCCGCTGCACCTGAAGGCCTTCAACCAGGTGCTCGGCCCTCGCGGCCATGTCTTCGATCACGCGCGCTTCTCCAGGGAGCTGCAAGGCTTCGCGAATATAGCGATCGGCGAGCGCTTTCTGCCTGACGAGGCGCCGGAACGGCGTGCCTTGATCCTCGATGAGAAGGAGGAAGTCTTCCGCGAACTCGTCGCCGGGCAGATCGAGCCGCTGCCGGGCCTGATGGCGCTGCTCGACAGGGCGGATGCGGCCGGTATTCCCATGGTTGCGGTGACCAACGCCCCGCGGCTGAATGCGGAGCTGCTGCTGTCCGGCCTCGGCATCACGGACCGCTTCAAGGCGCTCGTGATCGGTGCCGAGCTGTTGCACGGCAAGCCGCATCCGCTGCCTTATCAGGAAGGGTTGCGCTTTGCCGGCGCCAGCGCGATGGCCTCAATCGCGTTCGAGGACTCCCGCACCGGCGTGCAATCGGCCGTAGCGGCCGGCATTCCGACCATCGGCATCCGGACCAGCCTCAGCCATGCTGATCTCGTCACCGCCGGGGCTATCGCCTCCGCCAGCGCCTTCGACGATCCCACGCTGCTGGCGCGCCTCGCCGCCGCAATGGCGTGGTGA
- a CDS encoding acyl-CoA dehydrogenase, which produces MSFRRDTLTKPIFSWARGVLPAMSDTEREALEAGDVWWDADLFTGNPDWSKLLKVPQATLTDEEQAFLNGPVDELCAMLDEWKIFWEWRDLPPDVWHFIKREKFFGMIIPKEFGGLSFSPYAHSEVVRKISTRSIAAAVTVMVPNSLGPGELLMHFGTKEQQQRWLPRLADGRDIPCFGLTSPEAGSDAASMVDTGIICKGSFEGQEVLGLKLNWHKRYITLGPVATLLGLAFKAYDPDHLVGDQEELGISVALIPTNLPGVEIGKRHLPSMQVFQNGPNRGRDVFIPLDYVIGGQARLGQGWKMLMTALAAGRGISLPSLSAAGAAYAARTTGAYARIREQFGISISKFEGVEEPLARIVATAYQLDAARRLTCAALNAGIHPAVISGIMKLHATERMRTAVDDAMDIHGGKAVIDGPQNYLGNLHRAVPVGITVEGANILTRNLIVFGQGAIRAHPYLLDEMNALADADRERGLTAFDKVFWKHVGHSFETLLRAFGRSWSFGVFALAPDAGDARPFYRQLSRYSAAFALCADMALLTLGGALKRKEMLSARFGDILSELYLLSAALKRWQDEGRQKEDFAALEWCMATGFRTIENRLAEILANLPNRFVAGILKFVVQPFGARVLGPSDRVVHQCASLVLEPSAARDRLTPDLAYVDDDGGFARLERAFNLVAGTDAIARRIRAAHISDWKDAVAKGVITQAEGEQFAAAREAVTAVIEVDDFVPEALSPIYKKSGDVHQFFQELGEQRAAG; this is translated from the coding sequence ATGAGCTTCCGCCGCGACACCCTGACAAAGCCGATTTTCTCCTGGGCGCGCGGCGTGCTGCCGGCGATGTCGGACACCGAGCGCGAGGCGCTGGAGGCCGGCGACGTCTGGTGGGACGCCGATCTCTTCACCGGCAACCCTGATTGGTCGAAGCTGCTGAAGGTCCCACAGGCAACGCTGACCGACGAGGAGCAGGCCTTCCTCAACGGCCCCGTCGACGAGCTCTGCGCCATGCTCGATGAATGGAAGATCTTTTGGGAATGGCGCGACCTGCCGCCCGATGTCTGGCACTTCATCAAGCGCGAAAAATTCTTCGGCATGATCATTCCAAAGGAGTTCGGCGGCCTCAGCTTCTCGCCCTATGCGCATTCGGAAGTGGTGCGCAAGATCTCGACCCGCTCGATTGCCGCCGCGGTGACGGTGATGGTGCCGAACTCGTTAGGCCCCGGCGAGCTCCTGATGCACTTCGGCACCAAGGAGCAGCAGCAGCGCTGGCTGCCGCGTCTTGCCGATGGCCGCGACATTCCCTGCTTCGGCCTCACCAGCCCCGAGGCCGGCTCCGATGCGGCCTCGATGGTCGACACCGGCATCATCTGCAAGGGCAGCTTCGAGGGCCAGGAGGTGTTGGGTCTGAAGCTCAACTGGCACAAGCGTTACATCACGCTCGGTCCCGTCGCGACGCTGCTTGGCCTCGCCTTCAAGGCCTATGACCCGGATCATCTCGTCGGTGATCAGGAGGAGCTCGGCATCAGCGTGGCGCTGATCCCGACCAACCTTCCCGGCGTCGAAATCGGCAAACGCCATCTGCCGTCGATGCAGGTCTTCCAGAACGGCCCGAACAGGGGCCGCGACGTTTTCATTCCGCTCGACTACGTCATCGGCGGCCAGGCGCGGCTGGGGCAGGGCTGGAAGATGCTGATGACGGCGCTCGCCGCCGGCCGCGGCATCTCGTTGCCCTCGCTCTCCGCCGCCGGCGCCGCCTATGCCGCCCGCACCACCGGCGCCTATGCCCGCATCCGCGAGCAGTTCGGCATCTCCATTTCCAAATTCGAGGGCGTCGAGGAGCCGCTCGCGCGCATCGTCGCGACCGCCTATCAGCTCGATGCGGCGCGACGGCTGACCTGCGCCGCGCTGAATGCCGGCATCCATCCCGCCGTCATCTCGGGCATCATGAAGCTGCACGCGACCGAGCGGATGCGCACCGCGGTCGACGACGCCATGGACATCCATGGTGGCAAGGCCGTGATCGACGGTCCGCAAAACTATCTCGGCAATCTCCACCGTGCCGTCCCCGTCGGTATCACCGTCGAGGGCGCCAATATCCTCACCCGCAATCTCATCGTGTTCGGGCAGGGCGCCATCCGCGCCCATCCTTATCTGCTCGACGAGATGAATGCGCTCGCGGATGCCGATCGCGAGCGCGGCCTCACCGCCTTCGACAAAGTGTTCTGGAAGCATGTCGGCCACAGCTTCGAGACACTGTTGCGCGCGTTCGGCCGGAGCTGGAGCTTTGGTGTCTTCGCGCTTGCACCCGATGCGGGTGACGCCAGGCCATTCTATCGTCAGCTCTCGCGTTACTCGGCGGCGTTTGCCCTCTGCGCTGATATGGCGCTGCTCACGCTCGGCGGCGCGCTCAAGCGCAAGGAGATGCTGTCGGCGCGCTTCGGCGACATCCTGTCCGAGCTGTATCTGCTCTCGGCTGCGCTCAAACGCTGGCAGGACGAAGGCCGGCAGAAGGAGGATTTTGCCGCGCTCGAATGGTGCATGGCGACGGGCTTCCGGACCATCGAGAACCGGCTTGCGGAGATTCTCGCCAATCTGCCCAACCGCTTCGTCGCAGGCATCCTCAAGTTCGTGGTCCAGCCCTTCGGCGCCCGCGTGCTGGGTCCCTCCGACCGGGTGGTGCATCAATGCGCAAGCCTCGTGCTCGAGCCGTCGGCCGCGCGCGACCGCCTCACGCCCGACCTCGCCTATGTCGATGACGATGGCGGCTTCGCCCGGCTGGAGCGCGCTTTCAACCTGGTCGCAGGCACGGACGCCATCGCCAGGCGCATACGCGCGGCTCATATCAGCGACTGGAAGGATGCGGTAGCCAAGGGTGTGATCACGCAGGCCGAGGGCGAGCAGTTCGCCGCGGCCCGCGAAGCCGTCACTGCAGTGATAGAGGTCGACGATTTTGTGCCGGAGGCGCTGTCGCCGATTTACAAAAAATCCGGCGACGTGCATCAGTTCTTCCAGGAACTCGGTGAACAGAGGGCGGCGGGCTGA